In a single window of the Arachis hypogaea cultivar Tifrunner chromosome 6, arahy.Tifrunner.gnm2.J5K5, whole genome shotgun sequence genome:
- the LOC140173720 gene encoding uncharacterized protein, with amino-acid sequence MRWHDEERRKDEKLRHPADGQSWKDFGNRHTNFALDTRNVRLGLSSDGFNPYRTMSISHSTWPVVLMAYNLSPWMSMKQEYFMLSLLIPGPKSPGNDIDIYLQPLIEELKELWEVGVETYDASKNETFPMYTALLWTISDFSTYTMLSGWSTKGKLACPCCNHGTCSNYLTYSRKMCYMGHRAFLPEDHPWRANKRSFNGKVEHRQAPPLLSGTEALSQLEYVDNSFGKLKPKKDGPWKKRSIFFDLPYWQYNTSRHNLDVMHIEKHIVDSILGTLLDISGKTKDHTNARYDLQEMGIRKNLHPKKTNGNKKVKLAKACYSMTNAEKLIFCDVLKTAKLPDGSASNISRCVNLLERRISGYKTHDAHFMLHYLLQIPIKGILPDQVAVPLIRLGSFFRQLCQKSITLQEIDQLEEDIITTLCQLERIFPPSFFDIMIHLPIHLANEVRLGGPVQFRWMYPPERYMCTLKSYVRNRSRPEGSIVEAYLVEECLTFCSRYLHSGVQTKLNRQPRNNDEPNNSMMETTDAFSNLFPKRGVPLGAKKGEPFLLDDNSREQVHSYILLNCHKIDDYVRFHTRQREVRRKTQNSGVTLVALTTSFASTKDANPIHGNVSYYGRVNDIIELDYYGNFKVTLFKCDWYEAREDAYGSTYVHFNKKCYQEEPFVLACQVHQCFYVQDAVDKNKHYVMKTVPRDLFSISDQVDIDAEDT; translated from the exons AGCACGTGGCCTGTTGTTTTAATGGCTTATAATTTGTCGCCATGGATGTCTATGAAACAGGAATACTTTATGTTGTCGTTGTTAATCCCTGGACCAAAGTCACCAGGAAATGATATAGATATTTACTTGCAACCTTTGATTGAGGAGTTAAAGGAGTTGTGGGAGGTCGGGGTGGAAACATATGATGCGTCAAAGAATGAAACCTTCCCAATGTATACAGCTCTTCTGTGGACAATAAGTGATTTTTCGACATACACAATGCTATCTGGTTGGAGTACAAAAGGGAAGCTAGCTTGCCCTTGTTGTAACCATGGGACTTGTTCTAACTATCTTACATATAGTCGCAAGATGTGCTACATGGGTCATCGTGCCTTTTTGCCTGAGGATCATCCATGGAGAGCTAACAAAAGATCTTTCAATGGAAAAGTAGAACATAGGCAAGCTCCACCATTATTGTCGGGTACTGAAGCTTTAAGTCAGTTGGAGTATGTGGATAATTCATTTGGGAAACTAAAACCAAAGAAAGATGGTCCATGGAAAAAGAGGTCAATATTCTTTGATTTACCTTATTGGCAGTATAACACATCACGACACAATCTAGATGTGATGCACATAGAAAAGCACATAGTTGATAGTATTCTTGGAACTCTCTTGGATATTTCTGGCAAGACAAAAGATCACACAAATGCTCGATATGACTTGCAAGAAATGGGCATTCGAAAGAACCTTCACCCCAAGAAAACAAATGGTAACAAAAAGGTGAAGCTGGCAAAGGCATGCTACTCAATGACCAATGCTGAAAAGTTAATTTTTTGTGACGTCTTGAAGACAGCAAAGTTGCCAGATGGCTCTGCTTCAAACATTTCTCGGTGTGTGAACCTTTTAGAGAGAAGAATATCTGGTTATAAGACTCATGATGCTCATTTCATGCTTCACTATTTGTTACAAATTCCTATCAAAGGAATACTTCCAGATCAAGTTGCAGTTCCTTTGATTCGACTTGGCTCATTTTTTCGTCAATTGTGTCAAAAGTCTATCACATTACAAGAGATAGATCAATTAGAAGAGGATATTATCACAACATTATGCCAATTAGAGAGGATctttcctccttctttcttcgACATAATGATTCATTTGCCTATTCATTTGGCTAATGAAGTGAGATTGGGAGGCCCAGTTCAATTTCGGTGGATGTATCCTCCAGAAAGATACATGTGTACTTTGAAGTCCTATGTTCGAAACAGAAGTCGTCCTGAAGGATCTATTGTAGAGGCATATTTGGTTGAAGAATGTTTGACATTTTGCTCGCGTTACTTACATTCTGGTGTTCAAACAAAATTGAATAGACAACCCAGAAATAATGATGAACCTAATAATTCTATGATGGAAACTACAGATGCATTTTCAAATCTATTTCCAAAAAGAGGCGTTCCTTTGGGTGCAAAGAAAGGTGAACCTTTTCTCCTTGACGACAATTCTCGAGAGCAAGTTCATAGCTACATATTATTGAATTGTCACAAAATAGACGACTATGTTAG ATTTCACACTAGGCAACGTGAGGTAAGACGGAAGACACAAAATAGTGGTGTTACTTTAGTTGCATTGACGACAAGCTTTGCAAGCACAAAGGATGCAAATCCAATTCATGGAAATGTTTCTTATTATGGTAGAGTGAATGACATCATTGAGTTGGATTACTATGGAAATTTTAAGGTTACATTGTTCAAATGTGATTGGTATGAGGCTAGGGAGGATGCTTATGGCTCGACATATGTGCATTTTAACAAAAAGTGCTATCAGGAAGAGCCTTTTGTATTGGCATGTCAAGTGCACCAATGCTTCTATGTGCAAGATGCAGTTGATAAAAATAAACATTATGTAATGAAGACTGTTCCAAGGGACCTATTTAGCATAAGTGATCAAGTTGACATTGATGCTGAAGATACTTAA